Proteins encoded together in one Tachyglossus aculeatus isolate mTacAcu1 unplaced genomic scaffold, mTacAcu1.pri scaffold_208_arrow_ctg1, whole genome shotgun sequence window:
- the LOC119923642 gene encoding olfactory receptor-like protein OLF4 yields MEKGNETSVSEFLLLGFSDQAEQRQLLFMLFLGMYLLGVLGSLLIVLAIGSDPHLHTPMYFFLTNLSLADVFLLSTTIPKMLVSIQTQDKSISYVGCLTQIYFFVLLVGLDHFLLTGMAYDRYLAICHPLHYTTIMSPRLYALVVAGSWIVSSLHALTHTLLVGRLSFCSNHEILHFFCDLYQVLRLSCSNIFINEVGMFVSAIGLGIIPLTGLLFSYTCIVSTILTVPSAKGRFKAFSTCGSHLSVVSLFYSTSLGTYLCPTSNQTSRLGSIASVMYTVVTPMLNPFIYSLRNKDMKGALKKLVCWKLIFT; encoded by the coding sequence ATGGAGAAGGGAAACGAAACCAGTgtctcagaattcctcctcctgggattctccgacCAGGCAGAGCAACGTCAGCTCCTTTTCATGCTGTTCCTAGGGATGTACCTGCTCGGCgtcctggggagcctgctcatcgtcctggccatcggctctgacccacacctgcacacccccatgtacttcttcctcaccaacctctccctggccgacGTCTTCCTATTATCCACCACCATCCCCAAGATGTTGGTCAGCATTCAGACCCAGGATAAATCCATATCTTATGTTGGATGCTTAACACAAATATATTTTTTTGTCTTGTTAGTAGGTTTGGACCATTTTCTCCTCACTGGGATGGCTTATGACCGCTACTTGGCTATATGCCACcctctccactacaccacaaTCATGAGCCCACGGCTCTATGCCCTGGTGGTTGCTGGGTCCTGGATTGTCAGTTCTCTCCATGCCCTGACACACACCCTGTTGGTGGGTCGCTTATCTTTCTGTTCTAATCATGAAatccttcacttcttctgtgaccttTACCAGGTCCTAAGGCTTTCCTGTTCCAACATCTTCATCAATGAAGTGGGGATGTTTGTCTCTGCAATAGGGCTGGGCATAATTCCCCTCACCGGGCTTCTGTTCTCTTACACATGTATTGTCTCCACCATACTGACAGTCCCGTCTGCTAAGGGAAGGTTTAAAGCTTTCAgtacctgtggctctcacctgtcGGTGGTCTCCTTATTCTACAGCACCTCTCTTGGGACCTATCTCTGCCCCACATCTAATCAAACATCCCGGCTGGGCTCGATAGCATCTGTGATGTACACtgtggtcacccccatgctgaaccccttcatctacagcctgaggaacaaggacatgaaagggGCCCTGAAAAAA